One region of Niallia sp. Man26 genomic DNA includes:
- a CDS encoding PhzF family phenazine biosynthesis isomerase → MKSVKVFHYDAFSTMPDKGNPAGVVFTGDLCSKSEMQEIAFKVGFNETAFIASSDKADLKINYFTPGHEMDLCGHGTIACLYGLYEQRLLPPKEELTIETKAGILPIKLKVDNSGRMYITMKQAQPKFMEFRGSQKELALAIGLKEDDLSEELPIMYGSTGIWTLLIPIRSLSAFKKMKPDNQLFPKILTENPKASLHPFCLETEQEGADMHARHFSSPFSKTVEDPVTGTASGVMGAYYASYIKEQAKKPLHLIIEQGLEMNRAGTVLVTVSEGDNGLGIEVTGTAVYVNEMEINIGH, encoded by the coding sequence GTGAAATCAGTTAAAGTTTTTCATTATGATGCATTCAGCACCATGCCGGACAAAGGCAATCCTGCTGGAGTGGTTTTCACAGGAGATTTATGCAGTAAGTCGGAAATGCAAGAGATTGCCTTTAAGGTTGGATTTAATGAAACAGCATTTATTGCCAGCTCTGACAAAGCAGACCTGAAGATAAATTACTTCACACCTGGCCATGAAATGGATTTATGCGGACATGGGACGATCGCCTGTTTATACGGCCTTTACGAACAGAGATTATTGCCTCCGAAAGAGGAGTTAACAATAGAAACCAAAGCTGGCATACTACCGATTAAACTAAAGGTAGATAATTCAGGAAGAATGTACATAACGATGAAGCAAGCACAGCCAAAGTTTATGGAATTTCGAGGTTCCCAGAAAGAGCTAGCCTTGGCAATTGGTTTAAAAGAAGATGATTTATCGGAAGAGCTGCCAATTATGTACGGCAGTACAGGAATATGGACACTGCTTATCCCTATCAGGAGCTTATCTGCGTTTAAGAAGATGAAGCCGGACAATCAATTGTTCCCGAAAATTTTGACAGAGAATCCAAAGGCATCCTTGCATCCTTTTTGCCTCGAAACAGAACAGGAAGGCGCTGATATGCATGCCCGCCATTTTTCTTCGCCATTTTCTAAAACAGTGGAAGATCCTGTCACAGGCACCGCCTCTGGAGTGATGGGTGCTTATTATGCTTCTTATATTAAAGAGCAGGCTAAAAAGCCATTGCATTTAATAATAGAGCAAGGTTTGGAAATGAACCGTGCAGGCACAGTGTTAGTAACGGTGTCAGAGGGAGATAACGGACTTGGCATAGAAGTTACAGGAACAGCAGTGTATGTGAATGAAATGGAAATAAATATTGGTCATTAA
- the murQ gene encoding N-acetylmuramic acid 6-phosphate etherase encodes MDQKLKLLTTESRNDQTMHIDTAKTIDILKLMNEEDQKVALAVQQVLPDVEKAVQFACESIKNGGRLIYIGAGTSGRLGVLDAVECPPTFSTAPGLVQGIIAGGEKAFVTAVEGAEDKEELGAQDLKDISLTAYDTVIGIAASGRTPYVTGALLFARSVGAKAIALSCNNQSVISEAADHSIEVVVGPEVLTGSTRLKAATAQKMILNMISTATMIQLGKAYENLMVDVHVSNYKLKERAINIICKTTGASYDHAKEALENAQNEVKTAIVMLKTNKEYKEAKELLGTAGGYVRKAVNLAGGKEE; translated from the coding sequence ATGGATCAGAAGCTCAAGTTACTAACTACAGAATCTCGAAATGATCAAACAATGCATATAGACACAGCAAAGACGATAGATATCTTGAAGCTTATGAACGAAGAGGATCAAAAGGTTGCCCTCGCAGTACAGCAAGTGCTTCCAGATGTTGAAAAGGCTGTTCAATTTGCCTGTGAGTCTATTAAGAATGGCGGCCGCCTTATTTATATTGGGGCCGGCACAAGTGGTCGACTTGGTGTTTTGGATGCAGTCGAATGCCCGCCGACTTTCAGTACTGCCCCAGGGTTAGTTCAAGGGATAATAGCCGGAGGGGAAAAGGCATTTGTCACTGCTGTTGAAGGAGCAGAGGACAAAGAGGAGCTTGGAGCACAAGATTTAAAAGATATTAGCTTAACAGCCTATGATACAGTGATTGGAATTGCTGCGAGCGGACGTACTCCATATGTAACAGGTGCGCTCTTGTTTGCGCGAAGTGTTGGAGCGAAAGCAATCGCGCTCTCATGCAATAATCAGTCCGTTATCAGCGAGGCTGCTGACCACAGTATAGAAGTGGTCGTAGGGCCGGAAGTGCTCACTGGTTCGACAAGACTAAAAGCAGCAACCGCACAAAAGATGATATTGAATATGATTTCAACAGCTACAATGATTCAGCTTGGGAAAGCCTATGAAAACTTAATGGTAGATGTGCATGTGAGCAATTATAAATTAAAAGAAAGAGCAATTAACATCATCTGTAAAACTACAGGGGCAAGCTATGATCATGCTAAAGAGGCACTGGAAAACGCCCAAAACGAAGTGAAAACGGCAATTGTGATGCTAAAAACGAATAAAGAATACAAAGAAGCGAAGGAACTTCTCGGCACAGCGGGCGGTTATGTAAGAAAAGCGGTTAACTTAGCAGGTGGCAAGGAAGAATAG
- a CDS encoding GNAT family N-acetyltransferase, whose translation MKEITYMDIHKEGEVVLDTARFRHYHDPKMLSRYDSNFIAFKEMPNKKEFSDTEKYLQEYHVARGQKHVKFVFPPNEKLDDSLLTNLSSEGYDTGFTELYKINPRDFPGYEMQKEIEIAHVGANQLEDFLTLNYQQDLVFGSAFASMKQENNRSHFKDSAFGQVIAYYNGVPAGGLVAILKEQTVEIDGLFVLPEFQRKQIAAHLQQFVMKSFPEKTVILLADGEDTPREMYKKQNYEYVSFQYETVKVFEED comes from the coding sequence TTGAAGGAAATAACATATATGGACATACATAAAGAAGGAGAAGTAGTTCTTGATACTGCTAGGTTTCGCCATTATCATGATCCGAAGATGCTCAGTCGTTATGACAGTAATTTTATTGCATTTAAGGAAATGCCAAATAAGAAGGAATTCAGCGATACAGAAAAATATCTACAGGAATATCATGTTGCAAGAGGGCAAAAACATGTAAAGTTTGTGTTTCCGCCGAATGAAAAGCTAGATGATTCATTATTAACTAATCTTTCTAGTGAAGGCTATGACACTGGATTTACGGAGTTGTATAAAATAAATCCGCGAGATTTTCCAGGATATGAGATGCAAAAAGAAATAGAAATTGCTCATGTCGGAGCAAATCAGCTTGAGGATTTTTTAACATTAAACTATCAGCAAGACCTTGTCTTCGGGAGTGCGTTTGCGTCAATGAAGCAGGAAAATAATCGGAGTCACTTTAAGGATTCTGCTTTTGGGCAGGTTATCGCTTATTATAATGGAGTGCCTGCTGGCGGATTAGTAGCAATCCTGAAAGAACAAACAGTCGAGATTGATGGTTTGTTTGTGCTGCCGGAATTTCAACGAAAACAAATCGCGGCACATCTCCAGCAATTTGTGATGAAGTCCTTTCCCGAAAAGACGGTTATACTGCTTGCAGATGGTGAGGATACACCAAGGGAAATGTATAAAAAGCAAAATTATGAATATGTCAGTTTTCAGTATGAAACAGTGAAGGTATTTGAAGAGGATTAA
- a CDS encoding MupG family TIM beta-alpha barrel fold protein encodes MIGISFYLNDPLAEQRLIEASMQGVKKAFTSLHLPEEQGHLASKVKKLLATAKANGVEVYADVSLKTPSHLGIANLEQLRDLGIAGIRLDDFDSHRIIKLSKQFHIALNASTISRIELKSLLANGLESERLIAWHNFYPRRETGLDENFFKKQTALFKQYNIPVCAFIPGVGEKRGPIFEGLPTLESHRDIDPFIAAVELLKVGIDDVYIGDPASGKELLAKLMKFHSDRILPLRIYSSVLQGGIYRIRPDFARDVLRLMDTRNDESAAPEYTGERLRGMITMDNDLYGRYRGEVQIALRNLPADERVNVIGQVIEEDLELLSHIQPGQQLEWKVLGSY; translated from the coding sequence ATGATTGGGATTTCCTTTTATTTAAATGATCCTCTCGCTGAACAACGATTAATAGAAGCAAGTATGCAAGGAGTTAAAAAGGCATTCACCTCATTGCATCTTCCTGAGGAACAGGGGCATCTTGCTAGCAAGGTAAAAAAACTGCTTGCAACAGCCAAAGCTAATGGAGTCGAGGTTTATGCAGATGTGTCTCTGAAAACCCCCAGCCATTTAGGAATAGCAAATTTAGAACAATTGAGGGATCTTGGCATAGCAGGAATTCGACTTGACGACTTTGATTCGCATAGGATTATTAAGCTGTCAAAGCAATTCCACATTGCCCTTAATGCAAGTACAATTTCAAGGATAGAGCTTAAAAGTTTGCTTGCAAATGGACTAGAGAGTGAAAGGCTGATTGCTTGGCATAATTTTTATCCTCGCCGTGAAACTGGCTTAGATGAAAACTTCTTCAAGAAGCAAACCGCTTTATTTAAACAATATAATATTCCAGTATGTGCCTTCATACCAGGAGTAGGGGAAAAAAGAGGCCCCATCTTTGAAGGGCTTCCAACGCTGGAAAGCCATCGTGATATAGATCCCTTTATAGCAGCAGTTGAGCTGTTGAAGGTGGGAATAGATGATGTGTATATAGGAGATCCAGCATCAGGTAAGGAACTTTTAGCGAAGCTGATGAAATTTCATTCAGATCGCATCCTCCCACTTCGTATATATTCCTCCGTTCTCCAAGGGGGAATTTATCGCATCCGTCCCGATTTTGCCCGCGATGTGCTGCGCTTAATGGATACAAGGAATGATGAATCTGCAGCTCCTGAATATACAGGGGAGCGGCTTCGGGGAATGATTACAATGGACAATGACTTATATGGGCGCTACCGAGGGGAAGTTCAAATTGCCTTACGAAATCTTCCTGCAGATGAACGGGTTAATGTCATTGGTCAGGTTATCGAGGAGGATCTCGAGCTACTGTCACATATTCAACCAGGTCAACAGCTGGAGTGGAAAGTATTGGGGTCATACTAG
- a CDS encoding MFS transporter yields the protein MSHAIINEASQKRNYPFITFILFWCGLTLLTSMYITIPLTSVFSEEFHITLDQTSWIGSSFSLCYALGCLLYGPISDKYGRKVLMVVSISVLTVITFMIGFVHSYHALVVLRAIQGLVAAAFAPISLVYAGEMFPPNKRVTVVGFISTGLLMAGIIGQLFSGIINELLGWNAIFLILGVVYLFSAVLVIIALPKEEQEKSTEHIWSKFKQIKKLFYQPQLLLCFSVTFMLLFTLVGMYTILGSYLSSPKFGLSSDQILYVRAVGIIGMLIAFFVGSISKRFGALNVMRAGLGLSAAGLFLLGFCTSLPAVVIMSVLFVTGIAVVSPVIISLISQKAGNARGTAISFNAFILFLGASAGPIVSVQLLKTGMLTMSFIILSVFLLIGLGVSFFLRSAAPAQSK from the coding sequence TTGAGTCACGCAATTATTAACGAGGCAAGTCAAAAAAGGAATTATCCCTTTATAACATTTATTCTATTTTGGTGCGGACTTACCTTGTTAACAAGTATGTACATTACCATTCCCTTAACCTCCGTCTTCTCAGAGGAATTCCACATTACTTTAGACCAGACATCCTGGATAGGCAGTTCGTTTTCTTTATGTTATGCTCTTGGCTGCTTACTGTATGGACCTATCTCCGATAAATATGGACGAAAGGTTCTTATGGTAGTCAGCATCAGTGTATTAACTGTTATTACATTTATGATTGGCTTTGTCCATTCCTATCATGCGCTCGTGGTTTTAAGGGCAATACAAGGACTTGTTGCTGCTGCATTTGCACCCATTTCCCTTGTTTATGCAGGCGAAATGTTTCCACCTAATAAAAGGGTCACAGTCGTTGGCTTTATCAGTACTGGATTATTGATGGCCGGCATCATCGGGCAGCTTTTTAGCGGCATTATTAATGAACTGCTCGGGTGGAATGCAATCTTTCTTATTTTAGGTGTTGTTTATCTGTTTTCTGCCGTGCTTGTCATTATAGCTCTGCCGAAAGAGGAGCAGGAAAAATCAACCGAGCATATTTGGAGCAAGTTTAAGCAGATAAAAAAGCTGTTTTATCAGCCACAGCTCCTGCTTTGCTTCTCGGTTACGTTCATGCTGTTATTTACATTAGTTGGTATGTACACTATTTTGGGCAGCTATTTATCCTCTCCGAAATTCGGTTTATCTAGTGACCAGATTTTGTATGTAAGAGCAGTTGGAATTATTGGGATGCTTATTGCTTTTTTTGTCGGATCCATTTCCAAGCGGTTTGGGGCATTGAACGTCATGAGAGCTGGCCTTGGCCTTTCCGCTGCTGGATTATTCTTGTTAGGTTTTTGCACCTCTCTGCCTGCAGTTGTCATTATGAGTGTTTTGTTTGTGACCGGAATTGCAGTAGTTTCACCTGTCATTATATCTTTAATCAGCCAAAAAGCAGGCAATGCGCGAGGAACAGCTATCTCATTTAATGCTTTCATTCTGTTTCTTGGAGCAAGTGCTGGTCCAATCGTATCTGTACAGCTGTTAAAAACAGGAATGCTGACAATGTCTTTCATCATTCTTAGTGTGTTTTTATTGATTGGTCTTGGGGTATCCTTCTTCCTTCGATCAGCAGCACCAGCACAAAGCAAATAA
- a CDS encoding PTS transporter subunit EIIC, whose product MSGENHVLAQKILEQLGGPANIAAYTHCMTRLRVTPVNFAVVDKEAIKKIAGVLGLVEDETLQIIIGPGKVNKVTEAFGKLLSSSGEVNLEELAAQKKSELKAKNATPVKLFLRKIANIFIPLIPALVASGLITGITKAVVQGGWLAAESQFALILTVIGGGLFTYLGILVGINAAKEFGGSPALGGVAGILIINPSVAGITLFGEELLPGRGGLIGVLFAAIFIAIVEKHVRRFVPQSLDIIITPTVALLITGIITYLVFMPIGGIISDGITKGLLAVLDMGGVVAGFVLGAAFLPLVVTGLHQGLTPVHLEIINAIGDDPLLPILAMGGAGQVGAAFAIYLKTKKTRLKRAIGGSLPSGLLGIGEPLIFGVTLPLGRPFLTACLGAGIGGAFQAYFKVATIAVGVSGLPLSFLVHAEQILLYLAGLIIAYAAGFAFTFLFGYKDEMASEFE is encoded by the coding sequence ATGTCCGGGGAAAATCATGTTTTAGCGCAAAAAATCTTAGAACAGCTGGGCGGTCCTGCTAATATAGCAGCTTATACACACTGTATGACTCGCCTGCGTGTAACGCCTGTTAATTTTGCTGTTGTAGATAAAGAAGCAATAAAAAAAATCGCTGGTGTATTAGGGCTGGTTGAGGATGAGACACTGCAAATCATTATAGGACCTGGGAAAGTTAATAAGGTTACTGAAGCATTTGGAAAGCTTCTATCCTCATCAGGCGAAGTAAATCTAGAAGAGCTAGCAGCACAGAAAAAGTCAGAGTTAAAAGCGAAAAACGCTACTCCTGTCAAACTGTTCTTACGAAAAATCGCCAATATTTTCATTCCGCTAATCCCCGCCCTTGTAGCATCAGGATTAATTACAGGAATTACGAAAGCTGTTGTACAAGGCGGCTGGCTTGCGGCAGAGTCGCAATTTGCGCTGATATTAACAGTGATCGGAGGCGGCTTATTTACCTATCTAGGCATTTTAGTCGGCATAAATGCAGCGAAGGAATTTGGCGGTTCACCTGCATTAGGGGGAGTTGCCGGCATTTTAATCATTAATCCGTCTGTCGCTGGAATAACTCTTTTTGGAGAAGAACTGCTGCCTGGACGGGGCGGATTAATTGGTGTTTTGTTTGCAGCCATCTTCATTGCCATTGTCGAAAAACATGTCCGCCGCTTTGTGCCGCAGTCCCTTGATATTATCATAACTCCAACAGTAGCTTTATTAATAACAGGAATTATCACCTATCTCGTGTTCATGCCAATCGGGGGCATTATCTCAGATGGAATTACAAAAGGCTTGCTCGCTGTTTTGGATATGGGCGGAGTTGTAGCCGGCTTTGTGTTAGGAGCTGCATTTTTGCCGTTAGTTGTAACAGGCTTGCACCAAGGGTTAACTCCTGTTCATCTTGAAATAATAAATGCAATTGGGGATGATCCTCTGCTGCCGATTTTAGCAATGGGCGGAGCAGGCCAGGTAGGTGCAGCATTTGCCATCTATTTAAAAACGAAAAAAACACGCTTAAAACGAGCGATTGGCGGTTCCTTGCCGTCCGGTTTGCTCGGTATCGGGGAGCCGTTGATTTTCGGGGTGACACTTCCCCTTGGCAGGCCATTTTTGACAGCTTGCCTTGGAGCAGGAATAGGCGGCGCATTTCAAGCTTATTTTAAAGTTGCTACCATTGCTGTCGGCGTTTCCGGATTACCGCTTTCCTTTCTAGTTCATGCCGAACAGATTTTACTATACTTGGCCGGGTTAATCATTGCTTATGCAGCAGGGTTTGCTTTCACATTTTTATTTGGATACAAGGATGAAATGGCGAGTGAATTCGAATGA
- a CDS encoding asparaginase, protein MEAPILVYRGTYIESTHDIHIAVVNRDGELIYSYGDPNRLTFPRSSMKPFQAIPLIETGAADRFAYDGSALALSCASHSGESYHRHTVLDILDKLGLKEDALQCGTHTPWDMASYKKLLTAGKDVTPVYSNCSGKHSGMLATAVHMNEDIASYREITHPVQQRILEAIEAVCSYPKEQIRISVDGCGVPVHQLPLLHAALGYARLAKPDASNKREGALERIRDGMINYPEMVGGTKRFDTDLMKAFGNQIVSKAGAEAVQCLGLTMEGIGIAVKVEDGGTRAVSVATMEVLRQLGVGNEQIFKQLSKYIEAPVYNARKEKIGAVKANFVLKKTQGEI, encoded by the coding sequence GTGGAAGCACCGATTTTAGTATATAGAGGCACATATATTGAAAGCACACATGATATTCATATAGCTGTAGTCAATAGAGATGGAGAATTGATTTACTCCTATGGAGATCCGAACAGATTGACATTTCCACGGTCATCCATGAAACCGTTCCAGGCTATTCCCCTTATAGAAACTGGTGCAGCAGACCGCTTTGCTTATGATGGTTCTGCACTTGCACTAAGCTGTGCTTCACACAGCGGTGAGAGCTATCATCGCCACACTGTCCTTGATATTTTAGACAAGCTTGGTTTGAAGGAAGATGCCCTCCAATGTGGGACACATACACCTTGGGATATGGCGAGCTATAAAAAATTACTAACAGCAGGCAAAGATGTTACACCAGTTTACAGCAACTGCTCTGGCAAACATTCTGGCATGCTGGCAACAGCGGTCCATATGAACGAAGACATTGCATCCTACCGCGAGATTACCCACCCTGTTCAGCAGCGGATTCTTGAGGCAATCGAAGCAGTATGCTCCTATCCAAAAGAGCAAATCAGAATCAGTGTGGACGGATGCGGGGTGCCTGTCCATCAACTGCCTTTACTACATGCAGCACTTGGTTATGCGAGGCTTGCCAAACCTGATGCTTCAAACAAAAGAGAAGGCGCTCTTGAAAGAATAAGGGATGGGATGATAAATTATCCGGAAATGGTTGGCGGAACGAAACGGTTTGATACAGATTTAATGAAAGCATTTGGAAATCAGATTGTTTCAAAGGCAGGAGCAGAAGCGGTTCAATGTCTTGGTTTAACGATGGAGGGAATCGGCATTGCTGTTAAAGTGGAAGATGGAGGGACAAGAGCTGTCAGTGTTGCCACAATGGAAGTGCTCAGGCAGTTAGGGGTAGGTAATGAGCAAATTTTTAAACAGCTGTCTAAGTATATAGAAGCGCCTGTTTATAATGCAAGGAAGGAAAAAATCGGCGCAGTGAAAGCGAACTTTGTTCTTAAGAAAACGCAGGGGGAAATATAA
- the thrS gene encoding threonine--tRNA ligase translates to MKNQCIRVKFPDGKWKEYKKGATAGEIAESISLSLCKKAAAAKINGQLLDLATRLEEDAELSIITVDSIEGLGVLRHTAAHIMAQALKRLYPSVELATGPVIENGFYYDVKSEVPLSLGDLSAIEAEMRKIIDEDLPIERIEVSFDESEKIWRERKESYKLELLSAIPSDEIISIYKQGEFMDLCRGPHLPQTGMLKFFALTNVSGAYWKGDSQNEALQRVYGTAFAHKQDLADYMHFLKEAANRDHRKLGKQLGLFMFSEEAPGMPFYLPKGQRIRNELEKFSRELQQESDYEEVRTPFMMNQRLWEQSGHWDHYKDNMYFSDVDNQSFALKPMNCPGHMLVYKNNLYSYRDLPIRLAEFGQVHRHEYSGALNGMLRVRTFCQDDAHIFVREDQIQTEIKDIIALIDKVYSTFGFDYSVELSTRPEDSLGDDSLWEASEHALEQVLDNLNINYVVNEGDGAFYGPKIDFHIKDALNRSHQCATIQLDFQMPEKFDLVYINENNEKVRPVVIHRAVYGSLDRFFGILIEHFKGAFPVWLAPLQVKIIPVSHVHLDYCLQVQSALKQAGISVELDQREEKLGYKIRDAQLQKIPYILVLGDQEAQAGTVNVRKFGSRDIKEQSLMQFIDAVGKQIKDRSLS, encoded by the coding sequence ATGAAGAATCAATGTATCAGAGTGAAATTTCCGGATGGGAAATGGAAGGAATATAAAAAAGGAGCTACAGCAGGGGAGATTGCAGAAAGTATTAGCTTAAGTTTGTGCAAAAAAGCAGCAGCGGCAAAAATAAATGGTCAGCTGCTAGATTTAGCTACTCGACTGGAGGAAGATGCCGAGCTTTCGATTATCACTGTTGATTCTATCGAAGGGCTAGGAGTTTTGCGCCATACTGCTGCACATATTATGGCACAGGCATTGAAAAGATTATATCCATCTGTCGAGTTAGCAACAGGTCCGGTCATTGAAAATGGTTTTTATTATGATGTGAAAAGCGAGGTACCGTTATCACTTGGTGACTTGTCAGCTATCGAAGCAGAAATGAGGAAAATCATCGACGAAGATTTGCCGATTGAGCGTATCGAAGTTTCCTTTGATGAGTCAGAAAAAATTTGGCGCGAAAGGAAGGAATCCTACAAGTTAGAATTATTGAGTGCAATACCAAGCGATGAAATCATTTCCATTTATAAGCAAGGAGAATTTATGGATCTATGCCGTGGTCCTCATCTTCCGCAAACAGGGATGTTGAAGTTTTTTGCGTTAACAAATGTTTCTGGAGCCTACTGGAAGGGAGATAGTCAGAATGAAGCCCTTCAGCGTGTATATGGAACAGCATTTGCTCATAAACAGGACTTAGCGGATTATATGCACTTTTTAAAAGAGGCAGCGAATCGGGATCATCGTAAATTAGGAAAGCAGCTAGGCTTATTTATGTTTTCTGAAGAAGCTCCAGGCATGCCGTTTTATTTGCCTAAAGGGCAGCGGATTCGCAATGAGCTGGAAAAATTCTCAAGAGAATTGCAGCAGGAATCGGACTATGAGGAAGTACGCACTCCTTTTATGATGAATCAAAGACTATGGGAACAATCAGGACACTGGGATCATTATAAAGATAATATGTATTTCTCTGATGTCGACAATCAATCCTTTGCACTGAAACCGATGAATTGTCCTGGTCATATGCTTGTTTACAAAAATAATTTATATTCATACAGAGATTTGCCAATCAGGCTAGCTGAGTTCGGCCAAGTTCATCGCCATGAATACAGTGGCGCCTTGAACGGGATGCTTCGAGTCCGTACATTTTGCCAAGATGATGCCCATATTTTTGTGCGGGAGGATCAAATTCAAACAGAAATCAAAGACATAATTGCGCTGATTGATAAAGTATACAGCACATTTGGATTTGATTATAGTGTGGAGCTGTCAACAAGACCGGAGGATTCTTTAGGAGATGACAGCCTTTGGGAAGCGTCAGAGCATGCCCTTGAACAAGTGCTGGATAATTTAAACATCAACTATGTGGTAAATGAAGGCGATGGAGCATTTTATGGACCGAAGATTGATTTTCATATTAAAGATGCATTAAACAGAAGTCATCAGTGTGCGACAATTCAGCTAGATTTTCAAATGCCGGAAAAGTTTGATCTTGTCTATATAAATGAGAACAATGAAAAGGTTCGGCCAGTTGTTATTCACAGGGCAGTTTATGGAAGTCTGGACCGATTCTTTGGCATTCTAATTGAACATTTCAAAGGAGCTTTTCCAGTTTGGCTTGCACCACTCCAAGTGAAAATCATTCCCGTTTCACATGTACATCTGGACTACTGTTTACAAGTTCAATCCGCCTTGAAGCAAGCTGGTATTTCTGTTGAATTAGATCAGCGGGAAGAGAAGCTAGGCTATAAAATCCGAGATGCCCAGCTGCAAAAGATTCCTTATATTCTTGTATTAGGTGACCAAGAAGCGCAAGCAGGAACTGTAAATGTCCGCAAGTTTGGCAGCAGGGACATAAAGGAGCAATCGCTCATGCAATTTATCGATGCTGTAGGCAAGCAAATAAAAGATAGAAGCTTATCATAA